One Ignavibacteriales bacterium genomic window carries:
- the purF gene encoding amidophosphoribosyltransferase yields MMTELDHIEGKPRCHCGVFGIFNHPEAALMTYYGLHALQHRGQEATGIVTSDFDLVKRRPKFYSHKGVGLVAEVYKDPSILKEELRGRAAIGHNRYSTTGSADNKFNIQPLVVNYRAGNLALGHNGNLTNFNSLRERLQADGTIFQSTSDSEIILHLTARSKKEDQIQQIKEALETVEGAYSLVILTDTSLIAARDPHGFRPLALGRLGTAFVVASETCAFDIIGAEYIGEVEPGEILVIDQEGIDSGTLKSYHVSKPPEPHHCIFEYIYFSRPDSKIFGENVDKVRRKLGKLLAQQSPVKPEDDDDRVVVISVPDSSNTATLGFVREANKIGDDVKLEIGLIRSHYVGRTFIMPDQAGREFRVKTKFNTVKGVIKGRKVVMVDDSIVRGTTSRQLVRLIREAEPKEIHFRVTSPPIKFPCHYGMDFPSKAELIANRCESDVELIRQELGVDSLAYLSMENLLEAAPHENGSHYCTACFSGVYPVSIDRETAKDVNDA; encoded by the coding sequence ATGATGACAGAACTCGACCACATCGAAGGGAAACCCCGCTGCCATTGCGGCGTTTTCGGAATATTCAACCATCCCGAAGCCGCTCTCATGACGTATTACGGACTGCACGCCCTCCAACACCGCGGTCAGGAAGCGACTGGAATAGTAACCAGCGACTTCGATCTGGTCAAACGCAGGCCCAAGTTCTACTCTCACAAGGGTGTCGGCCTCGTCGCCGAAGTGTACAAAGATCCTTCGATCCTCAAGGAAGAGCTCAGAGGCCGGGCGGCCATCGGGCACAACCGCTACTCCACTACCGGTTCAGCAGACAACAAGTTCAATATCCAACCGCTGGTTGTGAACTATCGTGCCGGCAACCTCGCTCTCGGGCACAATGGGAACCTGACAAATTTCAATTCTCTTCGCGAACGATTGCAGGCGGATGGGACGATCTTCCAATCGACGTCCGACAGCGAGATCATTCTGCATCTGACCGCGCGCAGCAAGAAAGAAGACCAGATACAGCAGATCAAGGAAGCGCTCGAGACTGTCGAGGGGGCGTATTCCCTGGTTATCCTCACCGACACGAGCCTCATTGCCGCCAGAGATCCTCATGGTTTCAGGCCGCTTGCACTCGGCAGACTGGGAACTGCGTTTGTCGTAGCGTCAGAGACGTGCGCATTCGATATCATCGGAGCCGAGTATATCGGCGAAGTGGAGCCGGGAGAAATTCTGGTGATCGACCAGGAGGGGATCGACAGCGGAACGCTGAAGTCGTACCACGTCTCGAAGCCCCCGGAGCCGCATCATTGCATCTTCGAGTACATCTATTTCTCAAGGCCTGACAGCAAAATCTTCGGTGAGAACGTCGACAAGGTCCGGCGCAAACTGGGGAAACTGCTCGCGCAGCAGTCGCCCGTGAAGCCAGAAGACGACGATGACCGCGTGGTGGTCATCAGTGTTCCCGATTCGAGCAACACTGCCACGCTCGGATTCGTGAGGGAAGCAAACAAGATCGGTGACGACGTCAAGCTCGAGATCGGACTGATCCGCAGCCACTATGTCGGACGGACATTCATCATGCCCGACCAGGCGGGGCGAGAGTTCAGGGTGAAGACGAAGTTCAATACGGTCAAGGGAGTGATCAAAGGCCGAAAGGTGGTGATGGTGGACGACTCCATAGTCCGGGGAACCACGTCCAGGCAGCTCGTCCGCCTGATTCGCGAAGCGGAACCGAAGGAAATCCACTTTCGTGTCACTTCTCCGCCCATCAAGTTCCCATGTCACTACGGAATGGATTTTCCCAGCAAGGCAGAATTGATTGCTAATCGTTGCGAGAGCGATGTCGAATTGATCAGACAGGAACTTGGCGTTGATTCTCTCGCGTACCTTTCGATGGAAAATCTCCTCGAGGCCGCTCCCCACGAAAACGGGTCGCACTATTGCACCGCCTGTTTCAGCGGCGTCTATCCTGTTTCCATAGACCGCGAAACCGCCAAGGACGTCAACGACGCCTGA